From the genome of Prochlorococcus marinus XMU1419, one region includes:
- the rseP gene encoding RIP metalloprotease RseP — protein MNVLTSITVLGFLIFFHEMGHFLAAILQGIYVDGFSIGFGPSIIQKKYKGITYSFRAFPLGGFVSFPDEEINNIDPEDPNLLKNRPIIQRVIVISAGVFANLILAYTILIINVTTVGIPFDPEPGILVLATQPNKAASIAGLKSGDKILKVKSSTLGVGDQAVSDLVKEIQNSSETQISITIEREGIFKDLTLVPKNVDGKGTIGAQLQPNIKSETKKTKNILELFEYTNNEFSSLLVKTIQGYKGLITNFSSTAQQLSGPVKIVEIGAQLSQQGGKGILLFAALISINLAVLNSLPLPLLDGGQLVFTLIEGFRGKPVPVKLQMVVTQSSFFLLIGLSVLLIIRDTSQLLIVQRLLSQ, from the coding sequence ATGAATGTTTTAACCTCAATAACAGTACTGGGATTTCTCATTTTTTTTCATGAGATGGGACATTTTCTCGCAGCAATTCTTCAGGGGATATATGTTGATGGATTTTCAATTGGTTTTGGTCCATCAATAATTCAAAAAAAATATAAAGGCATCACTTATTCATTTAGAGCATTTCCTTTAGGGGGATTCGTTTCCTTCCCCGATGAAGAAATAAATAATATTGATCCTGAAGATCCAAATCTTTTAAAAAACAGGCCAATTATCCAAAGAGTTATTGTAATATCTGCTGGTGTATTTGCTAACTTAATTCTTGCATATACTATTTTAATTATAAATGTAACTACTGTTGGGATTCCCTTTGATCCAGAACCAGGTATCCTAGTTCTGGCTACTCAACCTAATAAAGCGGCTTCTATTGCTGGATTAAAGTCTGGAGATAAAATCTTAAAAGTTAAAAGTAGTACTTTAGGAGTTGGTGATCAAGCTGTTTCCGATTTAGTAAAAGAGATTCAAAATTCATCCGAAACCCAAATTTCAATAACCATAGAAAGAGAAGGAATTTTCAAAGATTTAACTTTGGTGCCAAAAAATGTTGATGGGAAAGGTACTATTGGAGCCCAATTACAGCCAAATATCAAGTCAGAAACTAAAAAGACCAAGAATATATTAGAACTTTTTGAATACACTAATAATGAATTTTCATCACTTTTGGTAAAAACAATTCAAGGTTATAAAGGATTAATAACAAATTTTTCCTCAACAGCTCAACAATTAAGTGGTCCAGTCAAAATTGTCGAAATTGGTGCCCAACTATCGCAACAAGGAGGAAAAGGGATATTATTATTCGCAGCTTTAATTTCGATCAATTTAGCAGTCCTCAATTCTTTACCTTTACCACTTTTAGATGGAGGACAACTTGTTTTCACTTTAATTGAAGGGTTTAGAGGGAAACCTGTGCCAGTTAAGTTACAGATGGTTGTTACTCAATCCAGTTTTTTTCTATTAATTGGACTAAGTGTATTATTGATAATTCGCGATACAAGTCAACTTTTAATTGTGCAAAGATTATTAAGCCAATAG
- a CDS encoding AAA family ATPase encodes MNPWCRKLELLIKSRASLIWIRTKEEERLEKLVNLSCERLNIKRFVCWDCVSGIKGLINEEGKFSNNPLGVLNWLKEQSSEASTVLLVKDFHKFYDDPSISRTIKELSSSLKETNHNLVISSHLFPSSDELDELMTILNLPLPDQKELKNLIKKIAINTNSNLEEQDLNELSIASSGLTEIKVKQVTAKALAQRGKISKEDIKDILEEKKQVIARSEILEFFEAKSSQDDIGGLNVLKVWLNQRYRAFSKEARDYGLPIPKGVLLVGAQGTGKSLTAKSISKSWSMPLLRLDVGRLFSSLVGSSEARTRETILRAEAMSPCILWIDEIDKGFGGDARSDGGTSQRVLASLLTWMAEKESAVFVIATANAIDKLPAELLRKGRFDEIFFLDLPNSDERLSILDLHLKKRRPSYSFPLSTIIDRTDGFSGAELEQAVIEGMHISFSENRELMEKDLIKAVSELVPLSRTAREQIDSLKEWSSSGRARSAS; translated from the coding sequence ATGAATCCTTGGTGTAGAAAATTAGAATTACTAATAAAATCAAGAGCTTCACTAATTTGGATAAGGACTAAAGAAGAAGAAAGGTTAGAAAAATTAGTTAATTTATCATGCGAAAGATTAAATATTAAAAGGTTCGTTTGCTGGGATTGTGTCTCCGGTATTAAGGGTTTAATAAATGAAGAAGGTAAATTCTCTAACAATCCGTTAGGAGTACTTAATTGGCTAAAGGAACAAAGTTCTGAAGCTTCAACGGTTTTATTAGTTAAAGATTTTCATAAATTTTATGATGATCCATCTATTAGTAGAACTATTAAAGAACTATCTTCATCGCTAAAGGAAACGAATCATAATCTAGTTATAAGTTCACATTTATTCCCATCATCAGATGAGCTGGATGAATTAATGACAATTTTAAATTTACCTTTACCTGATCAAAAAGAATTAAAAAATCTAATAAAAAAAATTGCTATCAATACCAATTCAAATCTTGAAGAACAAGATTTAAATGAACTTTCTATAGCTTCAAGTGGACTAACAGAAATAAAAGTTAAGCAAGTAACAGCAAAGGCCCTCGCGCAAAGAGGGAAAATAAGTAAAGAAGATATTAAAGATATACTTGAAGAAAAAAAACAAGTTATCGCCAGAAGTGAAATTTTAGAATTTTTCGAAGCCAAATCAAGTCAAGATGATATTGGTGGTTTAAATGTTTTAAAAGTTTGGCTTAATCAAAGATACAGAGCTTTTTCTAAGGAAGCTAGAGACTATGGATTACCTATTCCCAAAGGAGTTCTACTGGTTGGAGCTCAAGGAACTGGAAAGTCTCTTACTGCAAAGTCCATTTCCAAAAGTTGGTCGATGCCACTCCTTAGATTAGATGTGGGGAGACTATTTTCTAGTCTTGTTGGTTCAAGCGAGGCAAGAACAAGAGAAACAATATTGAGAGCAGAGGCCATGTCCCCATGCATCCTTTGGATCGATGAAATTGATAAGGGCTTTGGTGGCGATGCAAGAAGCGATGGAGGGACAAGTCAAAGGGTTTTAGCAAGTTTGCTAACTTGGATGGCTGAAAAAGAATCTGCAGTATTTGTTATTGCCACCGCTAATGCAATAGACAAGCTCCCCGCGGAATTATTAAGAAAAGGTAGGTTTGATGAAATATTTTTTCTTGATTTACCAAATTCAGACGAAAGATTGAGCATCCTGGATTTACATTTAAAAAAGAGAAGACCAAGTTACAGTTTCCCTCTAAGTACAATTATTGATAGAACAGATGGTTTCTCAGGAGCAGAACTAGAACAAGCAGTAATAGAGGGAATGCACATTTCATTCTCTGAAAATAGAGAGCTTATGGAAAAAGATTTAATAAAGGCAGTGTCCGAATTAGTTCCGTTATCCAGAACTGCTAGAGAACAAATCGATTCATTAAAAGAATGGTCATCCTCAGGGAGAGCACGCTCTGCATCTTAA
- the serS gene encoding serine--tRNA ligase codes for MLDQKLIRENPKSVAENLSLRGKFYDVSHIHELTVRKKEIDIEVSSLQSESKKLSKLIGQEIIKSQNNNSPEIDNLKKKGNEYRIKISEYEEKQRVLDKEINNGISDLPNFPSKDAPIGKDESDNVQVKTWGDPLKESNLKSHWEIGESLNLFDSIKSTKISKSRFITLIGNGARLERALINFMLDMHTKNGYLELMPPALVNSDSLTGSGQLPKFSNESFKCSNDDLWLSPTAEVPLTAFHRNEIIDLKQLPIKYVAYSPCFRREAGSYGKDTRGLIRLHQFNKVELYWFCDPSKSLEAHQQITTDAESILKKLNLPYRVVDICTGDLGFSSSRTFDLEVWLPSSKCYREISSCSNCFDFQARRSSIRTKIDKKNTFIHTLNGSGLAIGRTMAAILENGQQIDGSVKIPDALVPYFGSNFLKTT; via the coding sequence GTGTTAGATCAAAAATTAATAAGAGAAAATCCAAAATCTGTTGCAGAGAATTTATCTTTAAGGGGAAAATTTTATGATGTATCCCACATACATGAATTAACTGTTAGAAAAAAGGAAATTGATATAGAAGTATCAAGCCTTCAATCTGAAAGTAAAAAATTAAGTAAATTAATTGGTCAAGAAATTATCAAATCTCAAAACAATAATTCTCCAGAAATAGATAATTTAAAGAAAAAGGGAAACGAATATAGAATAAAAATTTCTGAATATGAAGAAAAACAAAGAGTTTTAGATAAAGAAATAAATAACGGGATTTCTGACCTGCCAAATTTCCCAAGCAAAGATGCCCCTATTGGGAAAGACGAAAGTGATAATGTCCAAGTAAAAACTTGGGGCGATCCTTTGAAAGAATCTAATCTTAAATCTCATTGGGAAATAGGTGAAAGTCTTAATCTTTTTGACTCAATAAAATCAACTAAAATATCAAAAAGTCGTTTCATTACACTCATCGGCAATGGTGCCAGATTAGAAAGGGCATTAATAAATTTCATGCTCGACATGCATACTAAAAATGGTTATTTAGAGTTAATGCCACCAGCTTTAGTAAATTCAGACAGTCTGACAGGATCTGGTCAACTACCTAAATTTTCAAATGAAAGTTTCAAGTGTTCTAATGACGATCTCTGGCTTTCTCCAACAGCCGAAGTTCCATTAACAGCTTTTCATAGAAATGAGATTATTGATCTAAAGCAGTTACCTATTAAATATGTGGCGTATAGCCCATGTTTTAGAAGAGAAGCTGGAAGTTATGGAAAGGATACCAGGGGTTTAATAAGACTTCATCAATTTAATAAAGTTGAGCTATATTGGTTTTGCGATCCAAGTAAATCTTTAGAAGCTCATCAACAGATTACTACTGATGCAGAAAGCATTCTAAAAAAGCTCAACTTACCTTATAGAGTAGTAGATATTTGTACGGGAGACTTAGGTTTTTCTTCTAGCAGAACTTTTGACCTTGAGGTTTGGCTACCTAGTAGTAAATGTTATAGAGAAATTTCAAGTTGTAGCAATTGCTTTGACTTTCAAGCACGGAGATCATCAATAAGAACAAAAATTGATAAAAAAAATACATTTATACACACATTAAACGGTAGTGGTCTTGCAATTGGAAGGACGATGGCTGCAATTCTTGAGAATGGCCAACAAATTGACGGTAGCGTTAAGATTCCAGATGCTCTTGTTCCATATTTTGGATCAAATTTCTTAAAAACTACTTAG
- the rpsN gene encoding 30S ribosomal protein S14, with the protein MAKKSMIAREVKRKKLVIKYAAKRKSLLDEFNSAKDPMERLEIHRKIQALPRNSAPNRVRNRCWATGKPRGVYRDFGLCRNQLRQRAHNGELPGVVKSSW; encoded by the coding sequence ATGGCAAAAAAGTCCATGATTGCGAGAGAAGTCAAACGCAAAAAACTTGTTATTAAATATGCTGCAAAAAGGAAATCATTGTTAGATGAATTCAACTCCGCAAAAGACCCCATGGAAAGATTAGAAATTCATAGAAAAATTCAAGCTCTGCCAAGAAACTCAGCGCCAAACAGGGTAAGGAACAGATGTTGGGCAACTGGTAAACCAAGAGGAGTTTACAGAGATTTTGGTCTTTGCAGAAATCAGTTAAGGCAAAGAGCACATAATGGTGAACTTCCAGGTGTTGTAAAATCAAGTTGGTAG